gcaccaaattcgaagttttcttggactagcaggctactatcggtgtttcataccggatttctccaaggtagccaagccgatgactgagctgctgatgaaagaggtcagatttgtgtggaatgacaagtgtgaagaagccttcaagaccctaaaacacttgctgacctcagccccagttttggctcaacccgacccctctaggccgtttgacgtgtactgtgacgcctctggcactggacttgggtgtgttcttatgcaagacaactgagCCATTGCCtacctcacgggcgttacgacctcatgagttgaactacccgacccatgatcttgagttggcagcagcgattcatgccttaaagatatggagacactatctgatgggcacccactgcaacatctacgccgaccacaagagcctcaagtacatcttcacccaagccgacctcaacatgcgccaaagaagatggttggagttgataaaggactatgatttggaagtgcattatcaccccggcaaggccaacgtggtggccgatgctcttagccgcaagaccttttgtaactgcttgtcggcaaccaccTTCACCGAAACCCTGTGTCATGAGACGGGAAAACTCaaattggaaattgtttcccctagaaccctcggccacatgtctcttgagtctgttttggaagaccGAATTGGGTCAGcccagttagaggatgaggaagtaaggcggattacaaggaagatttcattgaaagatgaagggtataagcaattccgacaggatgagactgggaaagTATATTATGGAACCCGACTGGTTGTACCGTCtgaccccaatctgagaaagcagatcctagatgaagcccatctctccaagttctcaatccatcctggcagcaataagatgtaccatgatctccgtcaaaccttctggtggaatggaatgaagccagaaattgcccggtatgttttagaatgtgacacctgccaacgcatcaaggccagccatctgaaggtagcaggtaccctgcagcccctgcctattccctcttggaaatgggaagacatcagcatggacttcattgttggactaccccttatatcgcagcgacatgattccatctgggtaattgtggaccgcctgaccaagtctgcccacttccttcctgtccacaccacccacatggccaagaagtatgcggagatgtaccttgaccgcattgtttccctacacggtgtgcctaggacgatcatctctgatcgaggagttcagtttgtagcacgcttctaggaacagctacaagcatccatgggcaccaagctcattcatAGCTCAACttatcatccccaaaccgatggtcagaccgaaagagttaatcagatccttgaggacatgttaagagcttgtgtcatccattatgacaaaaattgggacaagtgcttgcccttggcagaattctcctacaacaatagctaccagactagcttgaagatggcaccatttgaagccctatacGGTCGGAGATGTCGGACGCCGCTGAACTCGTCACAAGCtagagaaagacaaacctatggccctgacttagtggtagaagccgaagagcaagtaaaggtaattcaagcaaatctcaaggctgcccaatcccgacagaagagttactccgacagaagaagaagacccgtGCAATTTGAtgttggtgatcatgtgtatcttcgagtctccccaaccaaaggagtgcaatggtttggagtaaagggaaaattggctccccgttacattggcccttatgagattgaggaaatttgtggacccgttgcctatCGGATCCGACTCCGAGAACAGctttcggccatacatgatgttttccatgtgtctcaactgaagagatgtgtccaagtcccaaccgagataGTAGAGCAAGGACAACTCcagatcgagcccgacctgacctatacTGAATACCCAGCCAAAGTCCTTGACcgtaaggagaggcgcacccgacgccaagtggtaaaaatgtacaagatcctatggaacaaccacaccgaggatgaagcaacatgggaaacagaagagtatctaAACAAGCACTTCAAAGGTTTTCTTCCCAACCGAGGAgataaggactgcacacccccactggttacttctacacctgaatctcgggacgagattcctttaaggggggtaggctgtaacgaccgaccccaaatctctcgagttaaatCTTAATCTGAGTCTCTAATCCCCTATCTCAGTTTTAccgagtttaagtgctcaacctccggtcccgacccctgaggtccgacccctctccgctggtttccagttccgaccctgccgaccccaacccataccgccggatccttcgaAGTCTCCCAGCagtctcccttcaatctgagcagtggaccaaccgagactgaccggtggacccacaaaaatcttttccccagatctcccgcggcagacgcactcgagtaagCATGCCTGCCTCAGAGCTTCTCTGCCGCCTGGCTCAACTTCttcgacacccgccgctccgccccgtcgccggccgtgaccggatggatatccgcgcccccttccccaatcgcagcggaagccctctgcaaccttttctgcagcacctcgcagcccgcgcccatcatcacctcgccggacccccggctgcaagaccaatgccgcccgtcttttccgccgcctctccaccgtcgcgccaccccagatgcgctacgcgatgattccttCTTCACCAACCCCGACctcggccgcgacagctcctttcccgccttgCCAGAGATACgccccgacagtctgttgcttcgcgctcgcccacgcagccgcagcccgcctgtcttctcacctgcgcgccctcgcttctagcgtcATTTCCCTTGTCACATCCATCATAttcgccgcacgacgacgcccacctccgccaaatctccaccaccggcaaaaccgcgcctgcgccgccctgtctctgaCACCCAATGAccgacggtgtcatccccgaagtcctgctccgccgcccagctgctcaatcgccgccccagcagcgcactccattcgcttctttccggtcttcgtgctgctccagctctctctcttcccgtgcagctataaaagggaatgctagagtccccgccggagtccccttcgccatcgctaccctcccgccttgctctctgtttcgtgctcgagcgctatcgcctaagttcctgagaaactctcctctccgctcaacaaccgcctttcccaatccaccgAGCTGCTTGCTCCCCGCGCcgcgcaagagcttgcttgtgtccacaagaagcaccgccgccaccggagcatcGCCGGACATCGCCTTTGCCCAAGCCTTTCTGCTTCCATCCTTCCACCCAAGTCCGCTCCTTCCCGACCTCAAGTTTCACTTGCGAGccgaaggtaggctgccgaccccttgtccacctcgtccgaccctgtctgttcacCGGACCCTATctatttcgccgaccctttctccgcctcgcccgagggctcggctgtatcctttttccttggcccgagggtatatgtgtaaaaaccggggacttctctgtgttaagtctgaggaccccagcacagctattcctctagtctaagggtccgatcataagttccttcccatccgactcTTATATCTTGACCTCCACCAACCCAAgtacacttccccacctttttccgtggctttgctaccagtttctgggctaaaacttgcaagtgttgctattgaaataaccgtctaaagtgctaacccttgcatggcttttgtgtagagctgcatctcgccgtCGGtttctacgagttgtacccggcgccagaagacgaagctgtagccgagctcccgcttccagaagccgaagacGCCCAAGTAGAAGAGCagctcccctcctcctcgtttgaaggcaagccccggagcatgaacccagttttCTCCAAACTTGTgtatgccttcttcatcttgtttgtgcatttacgtataggtgttgtttgcaaccatagatacataacttagatcccttgatctgaacactagctgttggaccgagtagatgctttgcttaaataggaagcggtaaaagtcgagtgattccctgtcactcgcgagtagtaggagttggttgttttcctcctgtcacaactataaggacgatggacggggcagggttctggttaacttttggtggtcggctggcgtctgtctatggaacttgctaagggccgacagtggtggtgtttgtgatcaagtgtttgaaagtactaacctcatactcagtatgggatgaggaagcctagtaccggattgaacctagacgtgagcggtcgccccattgcccttggaacggagtttccccgacagccgcacgtggtggcaagcgtggtcacagaacggcagaggccgggtctgtggaaccttgcaccaaaggaaatgggcccgacatgggttagggaattgatggggaaggccgacacaggaagcgacctcggtggtgcacggatgtcgtgaggttaggttcaccatgcatggttaaagaactcgaattgattcgtctgcctctcacagtttgagactacttgatcgctatgctaccctgagtaataaaggaatctgatgatgacatggtcttgatgatgcttatctaccctttggttggttctatgtttgcttagagtaagttgctaacttagaccggataatgaacttagaatctgagctaaaacttgaatataaggatctacttagtgcttcttggcaaacaaacccctcagccaaagagccttccagtctagaagtggtggagtagcttcctcctgtcggttaagtcttgttgagcttagtagctcagccttgttctggctttttcttttttaggtgaagttgctgctcccaagccttcttctgttggcacttggctgccccaactccctccgggttggacggtcgagtgggatccctcctcggacggtgaggagagggatcactaacatcctggctggcctcaccagggatgccCGACCCCAACGgcgtagcttccgcttgttgtttacCTTCTGTCGTTTCCTTTTGAACcgtgtaaaactctgatttcgttTTGTTGTTCAACTAAGTGgtcaaatttgtttaactcagtggactcgttgtattctctggaaccgctcaccttcgtgtgagtttgctaattcggtcctgttcaagtggttaaatcagatgaaatccgacggcacttcgagttaacttggctaaggcatgagtgtcgcgtattaggcgacttaaccatgtttaatcaagctaatccgaggtagATCCGCCACAGCGGCGCTGACCTGCAAGAAGAGATGATGGCGCTCGACGCTTTGTGCGGCGCGGTGCCACCAGAAATGGTGTCGACGATCGGCAAGAAAGCTACGGCGAAGGAGGCCTGGAGCACGATTGCGACCATGAGGGTCGGCGACGATCGCGTGAAGAAGGCGACAGTGCAGCATCTGCGCCGGAAGTTCGATCTCGCCACGTTCGAAGACGGCGAGTCTGTAGAGGACTATGCGCTGCGCCTTAACAACATGGCGGCGCATCTCGCCACATTGGATGAAGAATTGAAGGATGCTGATATCGTCGTGAAGATGCTCCGCAGCCTCCCACCCCGTTTCAAGCAGATCACGATCGCCATTAAGACACTCCTCGATGTGTCGACGATGTCGGTAGCCGATCTGACGGGCCGGctgaaggaggcggaggaggcattTGAGGAAGTGCCGGCGTCGTTGTAGCACGAGCGAAAGCTATACCTCACGGAGGAGGAATGGGACGCACGGCGGAAGAAGCGCGAGGCGGACAaccactccggcggcggcgctagaggtggtggcggcgacatgaacagaggaggaggaagacactGGCGCGGTCATGGGTGTGGTGGCTCGGGTGGGCCGTCAAACTCAGGCCAGCCCACTGGTGACGAATGCAAGCGCTGCAGGAAAATAGGCCATTGGGCCTGTGAGTGCAGGTCGAAGCCTAGAAGAGAGCAGGTTCACGTCGTACAAGACGATGAGGAGGCCTCACTTCTACTCGTGAAGCTGTCCCCAACTCTgacctcaacatcgccaccgcAATCCACCAGCAAACCGTCGACCGGGTCGCCGGCGCCTCCCCCACCACCGGCCGGGTCGCCGGCGCCTCCCCCACCACCGGCCGGGTCGCCGGCGCCTCCCCCATCGACGGCCGGGTCGTCGGCGCCTCCCCCATCGACGGCCGCTCCACTTCCCAGGGCCAATCCGACGTCGCAAGGAGCCGGCCAGGAGCATGGCGGTGACGGATCTAGGGTGACGGCATCAGGATCGCACGCCCAGATCAAGATCAGAGCGGAGAAGGTGTTTGCTCACCTTGGAGAAGAGAAGGAGCGGGAGGCGGAAACCTGGGTCCTGGATACCGGCGCCACCAACCACATGTCCGGATCCAGGGCCGCCTTCTCAAAGCTGGACACGGCGGTGCTTGGCACCGTGCGGTTCGGCGACGACTCGGTGGTGCAAATCGAGGGCCGGGGCAGCGTCGCGTTCGTCTGCAAGAACGACGAGCTTTGGTCGTTCTCTGGGGTCTACTTCATCCCTCAGCTAATGACGAACATCGTCAGCATCGGCCAGCTCGACGAGGATGGCTATAAGGTCGACATCGACGTCGGGGTGATAAGGATCTGGGAGTCCAGTGGCCAGTTACTGGTGAAGGTGACGCGTGCGACCAATCGGTTGTATGTACTTTGCATCAAGATGGCAACGCTGTCGTGCTTGGCGGTGCACGGACGCGACGGTGAGGCAGCGTGGCGCTGGCACGAGCGTTTCGGCCATGTCAACATGGCGGCGTTGAGGAAGCTGGCAAGGGAGGAGCTGGTGCACGGCCTGCCGGAAATCGGGCAGGTCGACCAACTGTGCGAGGCTTGCCAGGCCGGCAAGTAGAGGCGGAATCCCTTCCCGGCGCAGGCGGAATACCGTGCACGGCAGCGTCTCGAGCTGGTGTATGGTGACCTGTGCGGCCCTATCTTGCCGGAGACTCCTAGAGGTAACAAGTACTTCTTGCTGGTAGTGGATGATCTCAGCAAATACATGTGGGTAGCCACGATCCCATCAAAGGATCGTGCTGCGGCTGCCATCAAGGAGTTTCAGGCACGGGCGGAAAGAGAGTCCAGCATCAAGCTCAAGGCACTCCGGACTGACTGTGGAGGAGAGTTCACCGCTGCCGAGTTTGCGGAGTACTGCACGGCTGAGGGCGTGCATCGTCAGCATACCGTGCCCTACAGCCCGCAGCAGAACGGCGTCGTCGAGCATCGGAATGGCACAgtggtggcgacggcgaggagtaTGCTCAAGGCCAAGGGCCTGCCTGGCTGGTTCTGGGGTGAGGCAGTGAGCACCACTGTGTGCTGAACCGGTGTCCGACGAAGAGCGTGGATGGGATGACCCCGTTCGAGGCGTGGCACGGGAAGAAGCCGGCTGTACATCACCTCAAGACATTCGGCTGCATCACCTACGTCCGGAACACGACACCGCACCTGAATAAGCTCGACGACTGCGGCCGCAAGATGATCTTCGTCGGCTATGAGCGCGGCACCAAGGCATACCGCGCCTACGACCCCATCAGGAAGCGCATCCACATGACACGAGACGTGGTGTTCGACGAACAAGCCTAGTGGGACTGGGGCACTGGAGGCAACAACAGCGAGCCGAGCAACGGAGATGACGTCTTCACGGTGGAGTACGCGACCACAAGCAACGTCGTCGAGGCTCCTGGAGAAGGTGTGCTGGGAGAGCAGTTGCCGCTCCTCGGCGTGGGCAGGGGCGAAATAGAACCTGGTGCACCGGACGGCATCGACAACGACAACCTTGACGCCGATCACGACGACGACGTACCTCTCCGGTTCCGAAACATCGACGACATTATCGGGCCAGCCTCACCACGTGGCTTAGCGCCGCGCGCACTGATGTTAGAAGAGGTGCACATGGTGAGCGCTGACGAGCCTGCCTCATTCGTCAAGGTAGAATGTAGCCCCTGCTGGAGGAAGGCAATGATGGAGGAAATGGATTCCATCGAGGAGAACGGCACATGGTGCCTTGCCGACCTCCCACCCGGCCGCAAGGCGATCGGGGTGAAATGGGTGTTCAAAGTGAAGAGGGACGAGCACGGGGCGGTGTCCAAGCACAAGGCGCACCTTGTGGTGAAGGGTTATGCACAGCGGCACGGCATCAACTATGATGAGGTGTTCGCACCGGTGGCCAGGTTCGACTCAGTGCGCCTGCTCATCACCCTCGCGGCACACGAGGGGTGGAAGGTGCACCACATGGATGTCAAGTCGGCGTTCCTGAACGGCAACCTACAGGAGGAAGTCTACGTCGAGCAGCCAGCAGGCTTCATCATCGCCGGCAAGGAGCACAAGGTACTCAAACTGCGAAAAGCGTTGTCCGGCCTGCATCAAGCCCCGTGCGTTTGGAACGCAAAACTTGACGACACTTTGTTGTCGCTCGGTTTCAGGAGGAGTCCAACAGAACACGCCATCTACGTCAGGCGGATTGGCGGTGCTCAGCTGGTGCTCGGGGTCTATGTCGATGACCTTGTGATCACCGGTTCAAGCCCTAGTGACATAAGGGCGTTCAAGAAGGAGATGGCGGCCGCGTTCAAAATGAGTGACCTCGGTCTGCTTCACTACTACCTCGGCATTGAAGTGAAGCAGAGTGAAAAGGGGGTCTCGCTGAGTCAAGGCGCCTACGCCGGCAAGATCCTGGAGAGGAGCAGCATGGCCAGGTGCAATCCCTGCCAGGTGCCTATGGAGGCACGCCTCAAGCTAAGCAAGCACAGTTCAAAGCCACCGGTCGACGTGACGATGTACAGGAGCATCGTCGGGAGTCTGAGGTACCTGGTTAACACCCGCCCTGATTTAGCTTTTGCTGTTGGGTATGTTAGCCGGTTCCTGGAAGATCCACGGGAGGACCACCTTGCTGCTGTGAAGCACATCCTGCGCTATGTGGCATGGACCCAAAACTGGGGACTCTGGTTTGACAGGAAAAAGGGAGATCAGGTACTGTTGACAGGGTTCAGCGATGCTGATTTTGCAGGAGATATTGATGCAAGGAAAAGCACAACCGGGGTCATTTTCTTCTTGGCCAGCAGCCCAATTACCTGGCAGTCCACAAAGCAGAGAGTGGTGGCTCAATCCAGCTGTGAATCAGAGTATATCGCAGCAGCTAATGCGGCCTGTCAAGCACTATGGCTCGCTCGAGTGCTAGCAGAAGTGCAGGGGTTTGCGCCGAGTGTGCCACTGCTGAGGGTGGACAACAAGTCTGCTATTGCGTTAATCAAGAATCCGGTACTCCACGGACAGAGCAAACACATTGAGGTGAAGTACCATCTAGTCCGGGAGTCCGCTGAAAAGGGCCTGATCGAAGTGAAGTTCATCAGGAGCGAAGAACAACTGAGTGATATTCTGACAAAGCCACTGGGCAGAGTCAAGTTTCATGAGCTTCGCACAAAGATTGGCATGTTCCATATTGATAGCAAGCACGGCAAGGCTTAGGAGGAGATTGTTGACAATAATCCTTGCCTGCGTAATACTAGTGATTTACTTTCCTTAGATTACTAGCTATGTTTAGGAAAATTAGTTGTAGTGTAATCGGCCTGATTGGAGGCCATTTCTTCTTGCCATGTAATTGTCCATTTAAGCAAAGGAATAGACACAGGAAAAGCTGCCAATTCAGTAGCACCAAAATAAGATCGTGTCCAGAGTGTTCGCGTGAGTATTCTTGGGTTTGTGTGTTTGGCCGTGATCCTGCCGGCAACGTGTGCGTTGTCTCTCCGGCAAGGTTCTAACAGGCTCGTCCCATGATCTAGCCCTTAAAATGCTTCTCTAGGAGCATGTTAGAG
This portion of the Setaria viridis chromosome 7, Setaria_viridis_v4.0, whole genome shotgun sequence genome encodes:
- the LOC140223404 gene encoding uncharacterized protein; the encoded protein is MALDALCGAVPPEMVSTIGKKATAKEAWSTIATMRVGDDRVKKATVQHLRRKFDLATFEDGESVEDYALRLNNMAAHLATLDEELKDADIVVKMLRSLPPRFKQITIAIKTLLDVSTMSVADLTGRLKEAEEAFEEVPASLSKPRREQVHVVQDDEEASLLLVKLSPTLTSTSPPQSTSKPSTGSPAPPPPPAGSPAPPPPPAGSPAPPPSTAGSSAPPPSTAAPLPRANPTSQGAGQEHGGDGSRVTASGSHAQIKIRAEKVFAHLGEEKEREAETWVLDTGATNHMSGSRAAFSKLDTAVLGTVRFGDDSVVQIEGRGSVAFVCKNDELWSFSGVYFIPQLMTNIVSIGQLDEDGYKVDIDVGVIRIWESSGQLLVKVTRATNRLYVLCIKMATLSCLAVHGRDGEAAWRWHERFGHVNMAALRKLAREELVHGLPEIGQVDQLCEACQAGK